The sequence CCGTTCAGGAATAAGCGCACTGAAGCCGAATTGTCGTAATGCGTCGGTGCGTTCGTCAGGTTCGTAATCGCAAGGGAGTCGACCAACTGCGCACCAATATTCACCTCGTGGTGATGCGCGGAATCGCTGAACGTAATATGCGGATTAGCCCATGCAGCGGTAAGCGCTGCAAGTGTGACTAAAACCGTTGTTTTACAAGAACTCTTCATAATCCTTACCATAAAGCAGCCTTCAACAAGGCCAAGTGGTGCACAAGGTACTTTCTCTTTTCGCTGGAACCGATGTGCGGAATTGCCGACGCAATTCGTATAGAACTGCGCAAAATGCGGAATCCCTTCGAAAGCAAAAGTCCGTGCAATCCGAAGTGCTTTTTAAATACATATTGCTGGGCGCGGTCGTGTTGCAAGGCGCGGCTAGTATTGCTTTGTGCAGAACCGCCACCCAAGTGCGTAAGCTCGATATCTTTGCAAATAAAGAATCGCGCGCCAATTTTGCGGGCGCGCAAAGCGAGGTCCGCATCTTCGTAATACATGAAAATCTTTTCGTCGAAGAAAGTGCCTTCGCTGGTCAGGGCATCGTAAAGCTCTTTGCTGAACATCCAGCATACGCCACTGAGCCAGTTCGTTTCCAAAAGGTTTTCTTGAGTTGTCTTGCTCGGCTGGCCTTGCAAAATTTCGGCGGCACCTTCTTCGTTGCGGAGCGCGTTCGTGAAAAACTTCAGACTTCCGATTCCCTCGGGGCCAAGGCCTGCAAAGTAATTCGGCTGGTCGCTGCCGTCTCTGTTCTTGGTGCTCGGTGCTATAACGGCATAAGCATTTCCACTTTCGCGAGCGAACGCTTCTGCCTTCTCCCATGCTTTTTGCATGCGGGGGAGCATGTTCGGCAAGAATCGGGTGTCGTTGTTCAGCAGGCAAATCGAATCAAACGGTTCTTTGTCGCCAAGCAAACCCTTAATCGCCAAATTGTTGGCTGCTCCGAATCCAAGATTCTTGTCGCTCGGGTAAACATGAAATGTCGGGAATTCCTTGCGCAGGTTTTCTACCGTGCCGTCGGAACTGGCGTTGTCGGCGATGGCGACTACGAAATGCTCGCTGTCCGTGAGCTGTGCTGCCATGTCGCTCAGGCAGTTTCGGGTCATTTCCCACCCGTTGAAAGTCACTAGAATGACGGCGGTTCTCATGCGGCACCTCCGCGAGAACGTTCCAATCGTTCAAAAATTTGCACTAACTGCTTCGCTGAATTTTTCCACTGGTATTTTTCAAGAATGGCTTTACGCTTATCTTCTTTGTCGCTCAAGAAATCTTGCGGCTCGTTTAAAAAGGCTTCAATCGTTTGTGCAATCGATTCCGGATCCTTGGCGTCAAAATAAATCCCGCAATCTTCCGCGATTTCTTCCATCACGGAACCCTTGGTGGTTAACACCGGCGTCTTGTAGTTCAGCGCTTCCAACACCGGGAGCCCGAATCCCTCGTACACAGAAGGGAATATGACCGCGGCACTGTTGGCGTACAAGTTCCGCAGTTCGTCGTCGCTCACGAACCCTAAATGCTGAATGTTCGTTGCTACCGGCGAATTTTGCAAGAGGCTGTTTTCGGAACTGTTCTTCCAGCCCTTGGGACCGGTCATGCTAAGCGTTACCTGAATTCCCTTTTTGTCAAGAATTTCAAGTGCTTTTACGAGGTTCTTGAAGTTCTTTCGCGGTTCCAAGCTCCCGACAAAGAGCAAACCGTTTCGTACAGAATTTTCTGTATGGGGCTTGTCGCTCTTGTTGATTCCGCAGGGAACAATTTCGATTTTATTTTTATTGATGTTCGGGTGAAAGTGCAGAAGTTCGCTTTTCGTAAAATCAGAATTGACCGCGACAACGTCGGCTTTTAGAATCGATTTCTCGCCGATATGGTTGTTAATCCAGCGGACCGATTTGCGCATGGTTTCAGGATAACGCTTGTACACGAAATCATGAACCGTCAGAACTTTTTTGCAACCGGACTTTTCCAAGGGAAGCGTTTGTTCCGGCCCCCAGAAAACATCAATCTGGTATTGCTTGAGTAAGTGTGGCAACGTCAATTGCTGCCAGAGAATGCCCGGGATTTTCTTTTGGAATGCAAATTTCCCTGAATAGGGGCAAAGCTTGAAATTCTTGTTTGTAATCGGGTATTCGATTTCGTGCGGCGAGAACAAGAAATATTCGTTTTCGAGATCAACTTTCTGAAGTTCGTCCAAAAGGGAAATCAAATAACGGCCGATACCGCTATTGTTGTAACGCAAACACTTGATGTCGATTCCGATACGCATTAGCTTTTTTTCCAAATCTTGCGTGCAAGCGGCAGCCCGACAGCGGTGAACAGAATGCGTTTCAGGGTAACGGCAGCGGAATCTTTCAAGAAAAGTTCGTGGCGGTGTTTCGCGATCCACAGCAAACGGAAAGGCGTGAATCCGTGGGTGAGTCGAGCCTTCGTGAGGCTTAACAGATTCTTGGCAAAACGGATTTCTTTTTCAGTCAAGTCAAGGCGCTTGGCGTTGTCGAGAATCGTCTGCGTCCATTGAATCTGGGTTTCAAGCGTCTTGCTCATCGAGGGTGCTGCCACTCCGCCTACGGCATTGTTGCCGTGAATGCGGTATTGTACCACCGGCGTATCGATGGCGGCTACGCCATTGTGCTTGTCGGCCAGCATGGCTATCCAGCGGTCATGAACGGTCACTCCCTCGGGAATGGGGAGGATGGCGTCCAGTAGACTTGCGCTAAAGAGCGAGAGACAGCCAGTCACGTTGTTGATGCCAGCAATCTGCTGCTCTATAGAAATTTTCTTTTCAATCTTCGAATAGCTGCGCCAAGATTCGGCGATGATTTTTCCGTTGGCGTCAACCACTTGGGCGTCTCCGAAAACAAGAGACTTGTCCTGAATTTCTTTTTCGAGGATTTCCAGCTTTTGCGGAAGCCAAACGTCATCTTGGTCGGCAAGCGCAATCAGGTCGTTTGAACTCAATTGCGGTTGCGCAAGTTCCAAAGCTTTTGAGAATGCGGCGCGGTGCCCGGAATTCTTTTCGAGAATCGTCACTTGCAGCGGCAAGCGGTCTTGATAGCTTTTTAAAATAGCGGGCGTGTTGTCTTTTGAACCGTCGTCGACGGCGACAATAAAGTCGGCTGGCCTAGTTTGAGCCACAAGCGAATCGAGCATCTGTGCCAGATACTTTTCGCCATTGTAGGTCGCAAGGACTATGCCGATTTTCGCCATACACTGAATATAGCAAAAACGCCTTTTTTAAGGGTGTTTTGGGCAGTTTTGAATCTTGTTTTTGCTATTATTTTAATGTTTGAGGGATGTACTATGAGCCTTGCGAAAGTCCTTTTTATTTGCGATAAAAACGAGTGTACCAGTTTCGGCCGGTTGACGCTGAATCTGGCCAAGGCTGTATCGGGTTCTTTCGAAGCTCATGTGCTATGGCTCAAGACTCCCAAGTTTTTTGGGGCGGCAACCCCATCGAAGACAGCTTCTTCGGATAACTCCACATACGTTTCCCATGAAGTATGGGCGAAATCGCTCTATACGGGATATTTGAGTTTCCGTGCGCCGCTTAAAAAGCTGGTCAAGAAAATTCAGCCCGAAATCGTCTTCTTTATTCGTCCGGAACTCGGTTTCTTGGTGCCGGTGGTAAAGGGCCGCGCCAAGACGGTGATGTTTGTACACGACACCTTTGCCGAAACCTTGTACCCGAATAGTATGAAGTTCAAACTGTTGAACCTGTTCTACATTCGCCCGACTGTCAAGGCGGATTTCTTCGTGTACAATTCCAATTGGACTCGCGAACAGGCGGCAGACCACTTTGGCGTAGAAATGTCGTCAAAACCGGGAACCGTAATCGGTTGCCCCATCGATAGCGCCCTGTTCAACAAGCCCGAAACGCAACCGACCTTTGAAGAAAAGAAGGCTTTCCTCCGCAAGTACGGCATCAAGAATTTTGATGGAATGTGCTTGAATGTAAGCCTTGATGAACCGCGCAAGAATATTGAGACGTTCTTTGAAATGGCAAGCCTCAGACCGCATGTGGCTTTTGTTCGCGTGGGTAAGTTCTCGGAACGCTTGCGCGCAATCGTGAACGAAAAGAAGCTTTATAACGTTTATCACTTTAGCGAATTCAAGGCGCATGAACTGCGCGACTTCTACCGCCACGCAGACCTCATGGTGTATCCGTCGCTTTTAGAAGGCTTCGGCCTTCCGCCCATCGAGGCGATTGCCTGCGGAACGCCTGCTGTGGGCGCCGCCACTTCGGCTGTCAAGGAAAATTTGGAAGGCGTGGGCCCGCTCATTGATCCACCTACGGATGCTGAAGCTTATGCCCGAGTTCTTGACCGTGTACTCGCTGGTGAAAATGTGCTGGATAACGAAAAAGCAGCGGCCCTTTTAGACCGCTGCTCCATGAAATCATTTAGTCAGCGCGTTCTTACTTTCTTTTCCACACTTTAATCAGGCTGTGGTTCTTGCGGGTAGCAAGCCAGAGCGTGGGCCAGATTAGAATCAAGTCGCGAATCAGACTTGTCCAGGCTTCGGCCTTGTCGTGGGCGTCGCCATCTTCAAGCTCGAAACAGCCGCAAGTGATTCCGAGGTCGTTGCCGAGCGCCCAGGTGAGCGCGATAATGAAGCTTACGAACATCCAGAAAATAGCGAAAGCGGATTCACGCACGAACGGCGTTACAATCATGGCGAGGCCAAACCAGAATTCAAACTGCGGGTAAACCAGCGCAAAGAAGTTGTTTACGCTTTCCAGGTGCAAAGCGGGGAAGAACTGGTACTGCGCCACAAGGACTGCGAACTGGTGCGGGTCCTGAATCTTGTAGATGCTTGCGAAAATGAACATGCCGCCAATGCCCACGCGGAACAAGGTTTCGAGCGCACGGATGGCAAAGTCCTTTTGCAGGCGGTAAGCCGGAACGCAAATGCCCGTGGCGATAATGATGGCGGCAAGGCCCACATGAATATTGTAGCGGTATGCTTTCGGCCAAATGTCAATCAGCCAATCCTGGTCGGTAAAAGTCAAGAACGATTCTGGGAACGAAATTTCGGCAACACCGATAGCTACCAGAATCGAGGCTACAACGAGCAGTACTGCAGAGATAATCGTCTTCTTCATTACAGCACCTCGTCCGGTTTGGCAAGAATTTCCTGGCTGCCGATCCAGTCGACCGACTTGGAATCTTCAACGCGAATGTTGTTGATTACGGCAAGCGCAATGCAGAATGCGGCAATCCCCAAAAGGACAATCCAGTTCAGGGATTTTAAATAACTTTTAAGATAATCGAATACTTTAAGAGCTATAGATTTCATATCCATAAGATACAAAATCTTTGGTCTTACTTAGTCCACAGGCTCTTTTCTTTTTCAATAAACTTAGCGAAATCTTCAGGCGCTACCGGCTTCGAAAAGAAATAGCCCTGAATTACGTCGCAACCCATTCTTCTGAGTGCGCGCAGCTGAGATTCAGTTTCGACACCTTCGGCAACGCAAGGAACCTTCAAGAACTTGGCGATGTCGATAATCAGTTCCACCATCCTCTTGTTCTTTTCGTGCTTTTCCATGCTGCGGACAAAAGACATATCGATTTTCAGAATATCGATAGGAATTTCGGTCAGCATGCCGAGCGAAGAATAGCCGGTACCAAAGTCGTCCATTTCGATTTTAAACCCTTTCTTGCGCATGCTGTCGAGCACTTCGATTAAGCCCTGTGCGTTTTCGGCGTAGGCGCTTTCGGTAATTTCGATCATGTACTCGCTGGGCGAAAGGTTGTTCTCTTTCAAAATGTTGCAGAATTTGTTCTCAAGATCTGGATCGTAAATGTCGATACGTGATACGTTTACCGACACGGGAACGGTAAAGTCGTATTCGTCCTTCCAGCGGCGGATTTGGGCGGCGGCTTCTTTCCACACGTAGTAGTCCACCATCTGAATCAGGCCGTTCGATTCGAA is a genomic window of Fibrobacter sp. UWT2 containing:
- a CDS encoding glycosyltransferase family 2 protein; this translates as MRTAVILVTFNGWEMTRNCLSDMAAQLTDSEHFVVAIADNASSDGTVENLRKEFPTFHVYPSDKNLGFGAANNLAIKGLLGDKEPFDSICLLNNDTRFLPNMLPRMQKAWEKAEAFARESGNAYAVIAPSTKNRDGSDQPNYFAGLGPEGIGSLKFFTNALRNEEGAAEILQGQPSKTTQENLLETNWLSGVCWMFSKELYDALTSEGTFFDEKIFMYYEDADLALRARKIGARFFICKDIELTHLGGGSAQSNTSRALQHDRAQQYVFKKHFGLHGLLLSKGFRILRSSIRIASAIPHIGSSEKRKYLVHHLALLKAALW
- a CDS encoding glycosyltransferase family 1 protein; the protein is MRIGIDIKCLRYNNSGIGRYLISLLDELQKVDLENEYFLFSPHEIEYPITNKNFKLCPYSGKFAFQKKIPGILWQQLTLPHLLKQYQIDVFWGPEQTLPLEKSGCKKVLTVHDFVYKRYPETMRKSVRWINNHIGEKSILKADVVAVNSDFTKSELLHFHPNINKNKIEIVPCGINKSDKPHTENSVRNGLLFVGSLEPRKNFKNLVKALEILDKKGIQVTLSMTGPKGWKNSSENSLLQNSPVATNIQHLGFVSDDELRNLYANSAAVIFPSVYEGFGLPVLEALNYKTPVLTTKGSVMEEIAEDCGIYFDAKDPESIAQTIEAFLNEPQDFLSDKEDKRKAILEKYQWKNSAKQLVQIFERLERSRGGAA
- a CDS encoding glycosyltransferase; this translates as MAKIGIVLATYNGEKYLAQMLDSLVAQTRPADFIVAVDDGSKDNTPAILKSYQDRLPLQVTILEKNSGHRAAFSKALELAQPQLSSNDLIALADQDDVWLPQKLEILEKEIQDKSLVFGDAQVVDANGKIIAESWRSYSKIEKKISIEQQIAGINNVTGCLSLFSASLLDAILPIPEGVTVHDRWIAMLADKHNGVAAIDTPVVQYRIHGNNAVGGVAAPSMSKTLETQIQWTQTILDNAKRLDLTEKEIRFAKNLLSLTKARLTHGFTPFRLLWIAKHRHELFLKDSAAVTLKRILFTAVGLPLARKIWKKS
- a CDS encoding glycosyltransferase, which translates into the protein MSLAKVLFICDKNECTSFGRLTLNLAKAVSGSFEAHVLWLKTPKFFGAATPSKTASSDNSTYVSHEVWAKSLYTGYLSFRAPLKKLVKKIQPEIVFFIRPELGFLVPVVKGRAKTVMFVHDTFAETLYPNSMKFKLLNLFYIRPTVKADFFVYNSNWTREQAADHFGVEMSSKPGTVIGCPIDSALFNKPETQPTFEEKKAFLRKYGIKNFDGMCLNVSLDEPRKNIETFFEMASLRPHVAFVRVGKFSERLRAIVNEKKLYNVYHFSEFKAHELRDFYRHADLMVYPSLLEGFGLPPIEAIACGTPAVGAATSAVKENLEGVGPLIDPPTDAEAYARVLDRVLAGENVLDNEKAAALLDRCSMKSFSQRVLTFFSTL
- a CDS encoding MauE/DoxX family redox-associated membrane protein — encoded protein: MKKTIISAVLLVVASILVAIGVAEISFPESFLTFTDQDWLIDIWPKAYRYNIHVGLAAIIIATGICVPAYRLQKDFAIRALETLFRVGIGGMFIFASIYKIQDPHQFAVLVAQYQFFPALHLESVNNFFALVYPQFEFWFGLAMIVTPFVRESAFAIFWMFVSFIIALTWALGNDLGITCGCFELEDGDAHDKAEAWTSLIRDLILIWPTLWLATRKNHSLIKVWKRK